A single region of the Eleginops maclovinus isolate JMC-PN-2008 ecotype Puerto Natales chromosome 16, JC_Emac_rtc_rv5, whole genome shotgun sequence genome encodes:
- the notum1a gene encoding palmitoleoyl-protein carboxylesterase notum1a, with product MTAIRMVSSVLLLVLMQSGALCARRFRGGRNPQPRRSPPPTRADRGDTTESFPLDFTAVEENMDNFMTQVKNLAQSLYPCSAQKLDYDMKLNFLENTTVTCNDGSPAGYYLKESRGSRRWLIFLEGGWYCFNKENCDSRYETMRRLMSSSKWPQTKTGTGILSPLPEENPHWWNANMVFIPYCSSDVWSGATAKTEQSGYAFMGSLIIQEVVKDLLTKGLDNAKVLLLAGSSAGGTGVLLNVDHVAELLEGLGHTGIQVRGLSDSGWFLDNKQYQCTDCVDAVTCTPTETIKRGIKYWGGVVPESCRQTHEGEEWNCFFGYRVFPSIKSPVFVVQWLFDEAQLTVDNIQLTGQPVQEGQWRYIQNLGIELRNTLKDVPAMFAPACLSHEVITRNYWIDIQVKGTSLPRALHCWDRSLNDNRNNKAPPKGCPVHLIDSCPWPHCNPTCPTIRDQFTGQEMNVIQFLMHMGFDVQKMAQQQGMDPSKLLGMLSSGS from the exons ATGACAGCAATCAGAATGGTTTCatcagtgctgctgctggtgctgatgCAGTCCGGAGCTCTTTGCGCACGGAGGTTCAGGGGTGGCCGCAACCCACAACCACGCCGTTCGCCTCCTCCCACACGGGCGGACCGGGGGGACACCACGGAGAGCTTCCCTCTTGATTTCACCGCCGTGGAGGAGAACATGGATAACTTCATGACCCAGGTGAAGAACCTTGCGCAGTCCCTCTACCCGTGTTCGGCGCAGAAGCTTGACTACGACATGAAGCTCAACTTTTTGGAGAATACAACAGTCACCTGCAACGATGGGAGTCCTGCAGG GTACTACCTGAAAGAGTCTCGAGGCAGCAGACGGTGGTTGATATTCCTAGAGG GTGGCTGGTACTGCTTCAACAAGGAGAACTGTGACAGCCGATACGAGACCATGAGGAGATTGATGAGCTCATCCAAGTGGCCCCAAACTAAAACAG gcACAGGGATCCTGTCTCCGCTGCCCGAGGAAAATCCTCACTGGTGGAATGCCAACATGGT GTTCATCCCGTACTGCTCCAGTGATGTTTGGAGCGGCGCTACAGCCAAAACAGAGCAGA gTGGCTATGCCTTCATGGGCTCACTGATCATACAGGAAGTTGTGAAGGACCTGCTGACCAAAGGTCTGGACAACGCCAAAGTCCTCCTATTAGCAGGAAGCAG TGCTGGTGGTACTGGGGTCCTTTTGAACGTGGACCATGTGGCGGAGTTGCTGGAGGGCCTGGGGCACACTGGGATACAAGTGCGAGGCCTTTCTGATTCTGGCTGGTTCCTGGACAACAAGCAGTACCAGTGCACGGACTGCGTGGACGCCGTCACATGTACCCCCACTGAAACCATCAAGAGAGGCATAAA GTACTGGGGTGGAGTGGTTCCAGAGAGTTGCAGGCAAACCCATGAAGGAGAGGAGTGGAACTGTTTCTTTGGATATAGAGTCTTCCCATCGATAAAAA GCCCAGTTTTTGTTGTCCAGTGGCTGTTTGACGAGGCCCAGTTGACAGTAGATAACATTCAGTTGACAGGCCAGCCTGTGCAGGAAGGCCAATGGCGCTACATCCAAAATCTGGGCATTGAGCTGAGGAACACACTCAAAGATGTGCC GGCTATGTTTGCTCCAGCATGCCTTTCACATGAAGTTATCACCAGAAA TTACTGGATTGACATTCAGGTTAAAGGTACCTCTTTGCCACGAGCTCTGCACTGCTGGGACCGCAGCCTCAACGACAACAGGAACAACAAGGCTCCACCCAAGGGCTGCCCCGTGCATCTGATCGACAGCTGCCCGTGGCCGCACTGCAACCCCACCTGCCCCACCATCCGAGACCAGTTCACAGGACAAGAGATGAACGTCATTCAGTTCCTCATGCACATGGGCTTCGATGTGCAGAAGATGGCTCAGCAGCAGGGCATGGACCCCAGCAAGCTACTGGGCATGCTCAGCAGCGGCagctaa
- the LOC134878139 gene encoding myeloid-associated differentiation marker-like protein 2: protein MDSNGGHYLNKEAVLSPLGISRMCQLLLGCTIMALVSHSAGYSATYGQFCMFVWCFCFAVTLVVFTLDITRLHACMPISWDNFTVAFAMLATLMYITASVVYPVYFLQTECPDESCEAQMYRIAVTVCSSVCCFPYGAEVFLTRAKTGAVVGYMATVSGLLKVVQGFVACIIFGALANDSEYTLHIATQYCVVVYSLCFTITVIVVGVTVSGRTSALRFPFDRFVIVYTFFAVMLYLSTALIWPIFSFDRKYGTTTRPEDCPRGECPWDSKLVVAVFTNVNMILYFVDLVYSQRIRFVSSSAAV from the coding sequence ATGGATTCTAATGGAGGACACTACCTCAACAAAGAAGCTGTGCTGTCACCTTTAGGTATATCCAGAATGTGCCAGCTGCTCCTCGGTTGCACCATAATGGCCCTTGTATCCCACAGCGCAGGCTACAGCGCCACCTATGGACAattttgcatgtttgtgtggTGCTTCTGCTTTGCCGTCACACTGGTTGTGTTCACCCTGGACATCACACGGCTCCACGCATGCATGCCCATTTCCTGGGATAACTTCACTGTGGCCTTTGCAATGCTGGCAACGCTCATGTACATCACTGCCTCAGTGGTCTACCCTGTTTACTTCCTCCAAACAGAGTGCCCTGATGAAAGCTGTGAGGCCCAAATGTACCGTATTGCTGTCACTGTATGCTCCAGTGTCTGCTGCTTCCCTTACGGTGCTGAGGTTTTCCTAACTCGAGCAAAGACGGGGGCCGTGGTGGGTTACATGGCTACTGTGTCCGGTCTACTGAAAGTGGTCCAGGGTTTTGTGGCCTGTATAATTTTCGGGGCCCTGGCCAACGACAGTGAGTACACCCTCCACATTGCCACTCAGTACTGTGTGGTGGTGTACAGCCTGTGCTTCACTATTACTGTCATAGTAGTTGGAGTGACAGTTTCCGGTAGGACCTCTGCACTGCGGTTCCCCTTTGATCGGTTTGTGATTGTCTACACCTTCTTCGCTGTGATGCTTTACCTCAGCACTGCCCTCATCTGGCCCATCTTCAGCTTTGACAGGAAGTACGGCACCACTACTCGTCCTGAGGACTGCCCACGTGGAGAATGTCCCTGGGACAGTAAACTAGTTGTGGCTGTGTTCACCAACGTAAACATGATCCTTTATTTTGTTGACCTGGTTTACTCCCAGAGGATTCGCTTCGTCTCCagctctgctgctgtctga